A window of the Lolium perenne isolate Kyuss_39 chromosome 7, Kyuss_2.0, whole genome shotgun sequence genome harbors these coding sequences:
- the LOC127312474 gene encoding disease resistance protein RPM1, whose product MADTLSLVLRKVALFLGETVSEKLGTELVEVASVRTDFEYRMKRTESELVILQAFIGQVNTHNVGDKTFEAWLGQVTTVAHQVEDIIDEYSFLTSQAAVINNFFKRKFHKAKSFAAWQSLSNQIDEVETRIQRISTMKDRYAISVEEPGKNSTLQNARQLSLSDSAYLSDDAELVGNASEIKRLKQWLLSEQQDQSIMSILGMGGLGKTTIASSLYKNQQISRAFDCYAWVTLSLNYQVEDLMRQIMKQLIDQRSHMASGIETMSRVGIIGELQSYLRDKKYLIVLDDVWDTNDWLYFNAALVRNNRGSRVLVTTRKKDVASVANDGFVVELKILPYTEAWHLFCQKAFRRLDDKICPVNLRPWAEKIVKKCQGLPLALIAIGSLLSYRELEEQEWSSLHNQLSWQLANSPELSWIMGILNLSLNDLPGYLKNCFLYCSLFPEDYKIKRRWICRLWVTEGLVEERGAGTTMEEVAECYLNELTRRSLLEVAERNAHGRARSFQMHDLVRDACLTVASREKFAVVYGASGINQVTSEARHLFVQKDARSLKVAAASQIRSFILFDTQVASTWIHDISSNFRLIRVLCLRFANIHQVPGVVSDLLNLHYLDLAHTKVKHIPASFGKLRNLQVLDLRFSYVEQLPWEITLLTKLRHLYVYMVHDVQERIFDCFSATNILGNICCLENLQTLQSVSANRDMITQLGNLTLMRSLAIMKVRQNYIAELWGSLAKMPSLSRLIIFANSKDEVLNLEMLKPLPNLKLFWLRGRLYDGVLPQIFASFEKLATLKLDCCFLKKDPISSFAHMLNLVDLKLYKTYDGEQLKFRAGWFPKLSSLDLGGMEHLNSIEIEECTMKVLHTLEMVGLRDLNAVPQGIKHIKTLQKMLLIDMPKEFIDRLQGADSYIVQHISNIQSFESSNSQEVNKLVLLPHLAKKYGTGWWELS is encoded by the exons ATGGCAGACACACTATCTCTTGTTCTCAGAAAAGTAGCTCTGTTCCTCGGAGAAACAGTGTCGGAGAAGCTGGGCACAGAGCTAGTGGAGGTAGCATCGGTTCGGACAGATTTCGAGTATCGCATGAAAAGGACCGAGAGCGAGTTAGTGATTCTGCAGGCATTTATCGGTCAGGTTAACACACATAACGTTGGCGACAAGACATTTGAGGCCTGGCTGGGCCAAGTTACAACTGTTGCCCATCAGGTAGAAGACATAATTGACGAATATAGTTTCCTCACTTCTCAAGCTGCGGTCATAAACAACTTCTTCAAGAGGAAATTCCATAAGGCCAAGAGCTTTGCAGCATGGCAGAGCCTGTCAAACCAGATTGATGAAGTAGAAACTCGAATTCAGCGGATATCCACAATGAAGGATCGTTATGCAATATCTGTAGAAGAACCAGGCAAGAATAGCACACTGCAGAATGCCAGACAGCTCTCTCTATCAGATTCTGCTTATCTATCTGATGATGCCGAGTTAGTGGGCAATGCCAGTGAAATTAAAAGGTTGAAGCAATGGCTACTCTCAGAGCAACAAGACCAATCGATCATGTCAATTCTTGGTATGGGAGGTCTAGGCAAAACCACCATAGCAAGCAGTCTCTACAAAAACCAACAAATTAGTAGAGCGTTTGACTGTTATGCGTGGGTGACTCTATCTCTGAATTATCAAGTTGAGGACCTGATGAGACAAATCATGAAGCAGCTGATAGACCAAAGATCCCACATGGCTAGTGGTATCGAGACAATGAGTCGTGTAGGAATAATAGGGGAACTTCAGAGCTACCTACGGGACAAGAAATATTTGATTGTCCTGGATGATGTATGGGATACAAATGACTGGTTATATTTTAATGCTGCACTTGTTAGAAACAATCGTGGAAGTAGAGTGCTAGTGACAACTCGCAAAAAAGATGTTGCTTCCGTAGCAAATGATGGATTTGTTGTGGAGCTTAAAATTCTCCCGTATACTGAAGCATGGCACCTATTCTGTCAAAAGGCATTCCGTAGATTAGACGACAAAATATGCCCAGTAAATCTGAGGCCTTGGGCAGAGAAAATTGTGAAAAAGTGCCAAGGACTTCCACTGGCTCTCATCGCAATTGGGAGCCTGTTATCGTACCGAGAATTAGAGGAGCAAGAGTGGAGCTCTCTACACAACCAACTTAGCTGGCAATTAGCTAACAGTCCAGAGCTTAGTTGGATTATGGGTATTCTGAATCTTAGCTTGAATGATCTCCCAGGCTATTTAAAGAATTGCTTCCTATACTGCAGCCTTTTCCCTGAAGACTACAAGATCAAGAGAAGATGGATCTGCAGGCTTTGGGTCACAGAAGGTCTTGTTGAGGAAAGAGGTGCTGGGACAACAATGGAGGAAGTTGCTGAGTGTTACCTAAACGAGCTCACACGGCGTTCTCTTCTCGAAGTTGCAGAAAGGAATGCTCATGGAAGAGCTAGATCATTTCAGATGCATGACCTTGTGCGTGATGCATGTCTGACTGTTGCGAGCAGAGAGAAGTTTGCCGTTGTATATGGCGCATCTGGTATAAATCAGGTTACCTCTGAAGCCCGCCATCTGTTTGTTCAGAAGGATGCTCGGTCTTTAAAAGTTGCTGCAGCATCACAGATCcgttcttttattttgtttgacaCACAAGTAGCATCAACTTGGATACATGACATTTCATCTAATTTTAGACTTATCCGGGTCCTCTGTCTAAGGTTTGCTAACATTCACCAAGTGCCAGGTGTTGTCTCAGACTTACTTAATTTGCACTATTTGGATTTAGCTCACACAAAGGTTAAGCATATACCAGCATCGTTTGGGAAACTTAGGAACCTACAAGTTTTGGACCTCAGGTTCAGCTACGTGGAGCAGCTGCCATGGGAAATAACACTCCTGACTAAACTGAGGCATCTGTATGTATACATGGTGCATGATGTTCAAGAAAGGATATTTGACTGCTTTTCTGCTACAAATATTCTTGGAAATATTTGTTGTCTGGAGAATCTGCAAACCTTACAATCTGTCTCAGCCAATAGAGACATGATTACACAGCTCGGGAACTTGACACTGATGAGAAGTTTGGCTATAATGAAAGTGCGTCAAAACTACATCGCGGAATTATGGGGCTCTTTGGCCAAGATGCCTAGCCTCAGTAGGTTGATTATTTTTGCTAACAGCAAGGATGAGGTTCTTAACCTGGAAATGCTGAAGCCCTTACCGAATCTGAAGTTATTCTGGTTGCGAGGGAGGTTGTATGACGGAGTGCTCCCACAAATATTCGCAAGTTTTGAGAAGCTCGCTACTTTGAAACTTGACTGCTGTTTTCTAAAGAAAGATCCCATTAGCTCATTTGCACACATGCTGAATCTAGTTGATCTCAAACTTTACAAGACTTATGATGGGGAACAATTAAAATTTCGTGCAGGATGGTTTCCCAAGCTCAGTTCTCTTGACTTAGGTGGCATGGAACATCTGAATTCGATTGAGATAGAGGAATGCACAATGAAGGTTTTACATACATTGGAGATGGTTGGCCTAAGGGATCTAAATGCAGTACCTCAAGGCATTAAGCACATTAAGACACTacagaagatgcttctaatagatATGCCAAAGGAGTTCATTGATAGGCTACAAGGAGCTGATAGTTACATAGTTCAGCATATATCTAACATCCAGAGTTTCGAATCCTCCAATTCTCAAGAAG TTAACAAGTTGGTTCTTCTTCCACATCTTGCAAAGAAGTATGGCACAGGTTGGTGGGAGCTTTCTTAA